CCATACAGGGTTTCGATCCCTGGACTGAGATAGAGAAATCGCCGGGTACCATCGCGATGGACCTGGAATTGATACACCACCCCTGGGATCATCATCATGAGCGCGTTCAGCGCATCCAGCTCGGCTTGTTTGCTGGTCGAAATGTCGCTGATCGCGAGGCGACAGACGGGCGATCCATCGGCATTGGTGGCGGTGGCGGCGTCGAGCTGCACCCAGAGGATCGCTCCGTCCGGTTTCGCCATGCGCAGCTTGCACATCCGTGGCTTGCCGACAGGCTCTGCGTGATCCTGTTCTAGGCCTTGTCGAGCCGCCGAAGGCGCCTTAAACAATGATTTTCGAAACAGGTAGAAGACATCCTGGTCCTCTCTGACAATGAACTGGGAGAGTGGCTGCCTGGTCAGTGCGCTGCGGACCTGACCTAGCAGGGTAGCGGCGGTAAGATTCGCCTCCAGGATCAGTCCCGGTTCCGAGAGAGTGCAATAGCCGACCGGCGCCAGTTCGTAGAGGTCGAAATAACGGGCGTGCGCGGCCTCGATCTCGGCCTGCGCGCGGCGCAGTTCATCGTTTTGCATCTCCAGCTCAATCTGATGCACGTGCAGTTCATGGACGGTTCGCTGGAGGTCTTCTGGGGACAGCGCGGCGATGGCTGCCGGTGATTGGGCCGCCGTGTCGCGTGCGACCTGCTCGGCCCGCTGCCGCAGGGTTTGGTCCGGACCCGGTTCTGAGCCCCCTCGCCGGTCTGTCGGCGGGACTCTTGGTGAGGGTCGGTCATCTGTGCTTGTCATGCATCTCCCCTAATGTTTTCCTTTGACTGGCGCCTCGTAAACGTCGTCCATGGTTGCATGCGAAGTGTCGAGCCGACAGCGTTGCCAAGTCCCATAAAGCGGCTGCGAGGTTAACTGAATCTGGAGCGCCGACTGAGCGATTGGCATGAGTCTATAGCCAACGCACGTTGGAGTGTGGCTCGTGACCGCCATCCCTCAAGAATCGAGCCAAATCAGGCTCGCCATGCGCCCGGTGCGTCCTTCCCGGCGGTATGAATAGAACCGCGCCTGGTCGCTGAAGGTACAGAATTCACCCCCGCTGATGGCGCTGACGCCAACTTGTTCAAGCCGCTGGCGCGCAAGACGATACAGATCGGCGAGCCAGCGACCGCCGAGCGAAGGTTCGAAGGCGCTGGCGGCGGCCGGATCAGTGGTCACGAAAGCCTCGCGCACTTCCGGGCCGACCTCGAAGGCGCGCGGGCCGATGGCGGGTCCAAGCCAGGCGGCGATGCGCTCCGGTGCCTGTCCCAGTCGACCGACCGTGCGCTCGATGACACCAGCCAAGAGCCCACGCCAGCCGGCATGCACCGCCGCCACCGCGCCACCGTGGCGCTCGCACAGCAGCACCGCCAGGCAGTCGGCGGTCAGAACCGCGCAGACCCTGCCGGGCTCGTGCGTCAGGCTGGCGTCGGCGCAGGGCGCTCCAACCACGCCAGCCGGGTCCGGTTGATCAGCAGTAATTGCCATGACGCGACCATCGCGCTGATGTCTGATCGACTCGGAGGATGAAGACGGGCAGGATGAAGACATCTGTGTTCTGGCCATGGTCTGACCGTCGATTTCAAACACATCGGTGCCATGCACCTGCTCGAGCCAGACGGGCTCGGCGGACAGCTTCAAGGCCGCGACCAGCTGTCGGCGGTTGGCCGCGACCCTGGCCGGATCATCGCCAACATGGGTGGCCAGGTTCAGGCCGGCATAGGGGCCGGTGCTGTTGCCGACAGCACGGGTGGTGGTGCAGGCATGTACGCGGGGCGAGACCGACCATTGCGGATAGATGAATTCGATTCTTTCAGGCTCATGCGTTCCATTGACTCCGTTCATGATGCTTTACCGCCCTCCAAAAGCAATTGGTGGTGTGACCGACAACGCCGGCCCGACAACCGCTAATTGGGTGATCATTGAGGGGTGATCATTCAGAACCTGGCTGTGGTGCTTGCTCAAGCTCCCCCAGCAAGGCGGCGAGATCGGCCGCCATGGCAATCTCCCAGCTCAGAGTTTCGCCGCTTGCTGGATGCTCCAGCGCCAGACCGATGGCGTGCAGCGCCTGGCGCGGAAAAGCGCGCAGCGCGTCAGCCGCTGGTGCCTTGGCGGGGAAGGGTGCGCGCGCGCGGGCGTAAACCGGATCACCGACGAGCGGATGTTTTAAGTGGGCCATATGCACGCGAATCTGATGGGTTCGCCCGGTCTCAAGGCGCACGCCCAGCAGGGTGCAATGACCGAAACGCCGCAGCACCCGATAATGACTGACCGCCACGCGACCTGAGGCGACCACGGCCATTTTGGTGCGCGCCTGCGGGTGTCGGCCGATGGGCTGGTCTACAGTGCCGCCGCCGATCAGGTCCCCGCGCACCAGCGCGCGATAATCTCTATGTACGCAGCGTGCTTGCAGCTGGGAGACCAGGGATTGGTGCGCGAGCAAGGTCTTGGCAACCACCATGAGACCGCTGGTGTCCTTGTCCAGCCGATGCACGATGCCTCCACGCGGCAGGGCCGCTAGATCCGGATGCCGATGCAGTAGGGCGTTCAACAAGGTTCCGTCGGGCTGGCCGGCGCCTGGATGCACCACCAGACCCGCTGGCTTGTCGATGATTAGCAGATGCTCGTCTTCGAAAACAACCGGAAAAGCGATCTCCTGCGCTCGGGCCTGGGTGTGAACTTCCAGGCTTGGATCGCCCTGCAGGCACACCCGCTCGCCACCGCGCACCTTGTCGCGTCGGCGGCGAGGCTCGCCATCGACCTGCAACTGCCCGGTATCGAGCCAGTGCTGAATGCGCCCGCGCGAGACCTCCGGCATCAGCTCGGCTAACACCTGGTCGAGCCGGCGGCCAGCGGCGCTGGAAGGCAGCATCAGTTCGGGCAGGGCGTTCATGGGGCTGACATGATAAAGCTGGCTTGCTTGCGAACTTGCCTGGGTTCTTGGCCGGGTACTTGCTCGAGAGCTTGCTCTGGTCTGGCAAGGCGCAGGTGCGCGAGTTGCAAAGCAGAGTTCTGTGGTAATAACTCAGTTCCGTTATACTGCGCCCACAGGTTCGAGGCTGCGCATTATTGCCTCGACCACAGCGGAAGATTCATCTGCAATTAGGTTAAATCCTGGATTCGACACGCCATGCGGGCAAAGCTCTTCGCACTTATCTTACTGACTGGCCTGCTGCCGTTGCTGGTGGCCGGCTGCGGCATCTTTAACAAGGAGTTCGATCAAACCCGCGACTGGAGCGCCTCCAAGCTCTACAACGAGGCGGCTCAGCAGCTGGACGCGGCGAACTATGGGCGCGCCATTGAGTACTATGAAAAACTCGATGCGCGTTTCCCCTTCGGCCGGTATGCGATGCAGGGGCAGCTTGATCTCGCCTACGCCTACTACAGGGACGATCAGCCCGAGGCGGCGATCGCGGCGGCGGATCGGTTCATCAAGCTCTATCCGCAAAATCCTTTCGTTGACTATGCCTATTATCTGAAGGGCATCGTCAACTACAACCGCAGCGTCAGCTTTATCGACCGCTTCATCCCGACCGACGCCTCCCAGCGCGATCCTGGCTCCGCGCTCGACGCCTTTCAGGACTTCTCCGAGCTAGCGCGGCTCTATCCGGACAGCAAGTACGCCGCCGACGCGCGCCAGCGCATGCTCTACCTGCGCAACAATCTGGCCGAGAACGAGGTCAATGTGGCGCGCTACTACATGAAGCGCGGCGCCTATGTCGCGGCAGCCAATCGCGCCCAGTATGTGGTCGAGCGCTATCAGCGCACCACGGCGGTGGAGGCTGCGCTTGAGCTCTTGGTCGCCGCCTACCAGAAACTTGGCGAAAAACAACTTGCTGCCGATGCCCAGCGGGTGCTGACAATGAACCAAGAGGCCGGTCGCTTCATCAGCGACGAGCCTGCGCCCGGAGAGGTCAGTCTCGGGCGCAAGGTCTGGGACTATATAGGGCTAGACGAAAACTGAGAAGCTGGAGAAGCTGGCGGTTTGATCGCCGCTTCGTCTGGCCAATCAGATCGCCGCTTCGTCTAACTGATCAGATCGCCGCTTCGTCCTCTTCGCCGGTGCGGATGCGCACCACGCGCGTGACATCGGTGACGAAAATTTTACCGTCGCCAATTTTGCCGGTGCGGGCGGCCTTGGTGATGGCCTCAACGCTTGCCTCGAGTTGATCGTTCGCCACGACCAGCTCAATCTTCACCTTGGGTAGAAAGTCCACTACGTACTCTGCGCCACGGTAGAGCTCAGTATGGCCCTTTTGGCGGCCGAAGCCTTTGACCTCAATCGCGGTCATGCCGGTAATCC
Above is a genomic segment from Thiorhodovibrio litoralis containing:
- the pgeF gene encoding peptidoglycan editing factor PgeF, which gives rise to MNGVNGTHEPERIEFIYPQWSVSPRVHACTTTRAVGNSTGPYAGLNLATHVGDDPARVAANRRQLVAALKLSAEPVWLEQVHGTDVFEIDGQTMARTQMSSSCPSSSSESIRHQRDGRVMAITADQPDPAGVVGAPCADASLTHEPGRVCAVLTADCLAVLLCERHGGAVAAVHAGWRGLLAGVIERTVGRLGQAPERIAAWLGPAIGPRAFEVGPEVREAFVTTDPAAASAFEPSLGGRWLADLYRLARQRLEQVGVSAISGGEFCTFSDQARFYSYRREGRTGRMASLIWLDS
- the rluD gene encoding 23S rRNA pseudouridine(1911/1915/1917) synthase RluD translates to MNALPELMLPSSAAGRRLDQVLAELMPEVSRGRIQHWLDTGQLQVDGEPRRRRDKVRGGERVCLQGDPSLEVHTQARAQEIAFPVVFEDEHLLIIDKPAGLVVHPGAGQPDGTLLNALLHRHPDLAALPRGGIVHRLDKDTSGLMVVAKTLLAHQSLVSQLQARCVHRDYRALVRGDLIGGGTVDQPIGRHPQARTKMAVVASGRVAVSHYRVLRRFGHCTLLGVRLETGRTHQIRVHMAHLKHPLVGDPVYARARAPFPAKAPAADALRAFPRQALHAIGLALEHPASGETLSWEIAMAADLAALLGELEQAPQPGSE
- a CDS encoding P-II family nitrogen regulator, which codes for MKKVEAIIKPFKLDDVREALSAAGITGMTAIEVKGFGRQKGHTELYRGAEYVVDFLPKVKIELVVANDQLEASVEAITKAARTGKIGDGKIFVTDVTRVVRIRTGEEDEAAI
- a CDS encoding outer membrane protein assembly factor BamD, encoding MRAKLFALILLTGLLPLLVAGCGIFNKEFDQTRDWSASKLYNEAAQQLDAANYGRAIEYYEKLDARFPFGRYAMQGQLDLAYAYYRDDQPEAAIAAADRFIKLYPQNPFVDYAYYLKGIVNYNRSVSFIDRFIPTDASQRDPGSALDAFQDFSELARLYPDSKYAADARQRMLYLRNNLAENEVNVARYYMKRGAYVAAANRAQYVVERYQRTTAVEAALELLVAAYQKLGEKQLAADAQRVLTMNQEAGRFISDEPAPGEVSLGRKVWDYIGLDEN